A region of Desulfuromonas thiophila DNA encodes the following proteins:
- a CDS encoding catalase: MSKKLTTNGGAPVAHNNHSLTAGPRGPMLLQDVWFLEKLASFDREVIPERRMHAKGSGAFGTFTVTHDISRYSRAKIFAEVGKKTELFVRFSTVAGERGAADAERDIRGFAMKFYTEEGNWDLVGNNTPVFFLKDPKKFPDLNHVVKRDPRTNLRSAKNNWDFWTLLPEALHQVTITMSERGIPRSYRHMNGYGSHTYSLISADNQRYWVKFHFKTLQGIACLTDAEAEAVIGKCRESNQRDLYDSIERGDFPRWQMQIQVVPEAEAANFPFNPFDLTKVWPHGDYPLQDVGILELNRNPDNYFAEVEQAAFNPANIVPGIGFSPDKMLQGRLFSYGDAQRYRLGVNHHLIPVNQPRCPFHSYHRDGAMRVDGNHGSTLGYEPNSYGEWQEQPDFSEPPLQLEGAAAHYSHYDDSDDHYSQPGNLFRLMTPAQREALFGNTARAMGDAPREIKVRHARNCYRADPAYGAGVAAAMDIDLTELSD; this comes from the coding sequence ATGAGCAAAAAACTGACCACCAATGGCGGGGCGCCCGTCGCCCACAACAACCACTCTCTTACCGCCGGACCGCGCGGTCCGATGCTGCTGCAGGATGTCTGGTTTCTGGAAAAACTGGCCAGTTTTGATCGCGAGGTCATTCCCGAACGGCGCATGCACGCCAAGGGCTCCGGTGCCTTTGGCACCTTCACCGTGACGCATGATATCAGCCGCTACAGCCGGGCGAAAATCTTTGCCGAGGTGGGCAAGAAAACCGAGCTGTTCGTGCGCTTTTCCACCGTGGCCGGCGAGCGTGGCGCCGCCGATGCCGAACGCGATATCCGCGGTTTTGCCATGAAGTTCTATACCGAGGAGGGCAACTGGGATCTGGTCGGCAACAACACGCCGGTGTTTTTTCTGAAAGACCCGAAGAAGTTTCCCGACCTCAATCATGTGGTCAAGCGCGACCCGCGCACCAACCTGCGCAGCGCCAAGAACAACTGGGATTTCTGGACGCTGCTGCCCGAGGCGCTGCATCAGGTGACCATCACCATGAGCGAACGCGGTATTCCGCGTTCCTATCGCCACATGAACGGCTACGGCAGCCATACCTACAGTCTGATCAGCGCCGACAACCAGCGTTACTGGGTCAAGTTTCACTTCAAGACGCTGCAGGGCATCGCATGCCTGACGGATGCCGAGGCCGAGGCCGTTATCGGCAAGTGCCGTGAAAGCAACCAGCGCGACCTGTACGACAGCATCGAGCGGGGCGATTTCCCGCGCTGGCAGATGCAGATTCAGGTGGTGCCGGAAGCCGAGGCGGCCAACTTCCCGTTCAACCCCTTCGATCTGACCAAGGTGTGGCCGCATGGCGACTATCCGCTGCAGGATGTCGGCATTCTGGAGCTCAACCGCAACCCCGACAACTACTTTGCCGAGGTTGAGCAGGCTGCCTTCAATCCGGCCAACATTGTGCCGGGGATCGGCTTCTCGCCCGACAAGATGCTGCAGGGCCGGCTGTTTTCCTATGGCGATGCCCAGCGCTATCGCCTGGGGGTCAACCATCACCTGATTCCGGTCAACCAGCCACGCTGCCCGTTCCATAGCTACCATCGTGACGGGGCCATGCGGGTGGACGGCAATCACGGCAGCACCCTGGGCTACGAGCCCAACAGCTACGGCGAATGGCAGGAGCAGCCGGATTTCAGTGAGCCGCCGTTGCAGCTGGAGGGCGCGGCCGCCCATTACAGTCACTATGACGACAGCGACGACCATTACAGCCAGCCGGGCAATCTGTTCCGGCTGATGACTCCGGCCCAGCGCGAGGCCCTGTTCGGCAACACCGCCCGCGCCATGGGCGACGCGCCGCGCGAGATCAAGGTGCGGCACGCGCGCAACTGTTACCGGGCCGATCCGGCCTATGGCGCCGGCGTCGCCGCCGCCATGGATATCGACTTGACCGAACTTAGCGATTGA
- a CDS encoding ABC transporter ATP-binding protein has protein sequence MEKIRLENVTFSYLQQGVTAPVVEKVSLTIREGEFISLIGPSGCGKSTLLRLLAGLSRPGGGRILLNGTEIKGTGHERGVVFQHYALFPWMTARDNVIFGLQQCRDGRSRKEIEATAQRYLDLVGLHDVGDKYPNQLSGGMQQRVTIARAFAMDTDILLMDEPFSAVDARNRMKLQELLLELWRAGQKKKTVIFVTHDVDEAILLSDRIVVLSACSKSVKEQITVDLPRPRHWSELANTDSYTALRNRLIGLLFTDLVEETRLAV, from the coding sequence ATGGAAAAGATCAGACTGGAGAACGTCACGTTTTCCTACCTGCAGCAGGGCGTGACCGCCCCGGTGGTCGAGAAGGTGAGCCTGACCATCCGCGAGGGCGAGTTCATCAGTCTTATCGGCCCCAGCGGCTGCGGCAAAAGCACGCTGCTGCGGCTGCTTGCCGGGCTGAGCCGTCCCGGCGGCGGCCGCATTCTGCTCAACGGCACGGAAATTAAGGGCACAGGCCATGAGCGCGGGGTGGTGTTTCAGCATTACGCCCTGTTCCCCTGGATGACGGCCCGCGACAATGTGATATTCGGACTGCAGCAATGCCGCGACGGCCGGAGCCGCAAAGAGATCGAGGCCACGGCCCAGCGCTATCTTGATCTGGTCGGACTGCATGATGTCGGCGATAAATATCCCAACCAGCTGTCCGGTGGCATGCAACAACGGGTGACCATCGCCAGGGCGTTCGCCATGGATACGGACATCCTGTTGATGGACGAACCGTTCAGCGCGGTGGACGCACGCAACCGCATGAAACTGCAGGAACTGCTGCTGGAGTTGTGGCGCGCGGGGCAGAAGAAAAAAACCGTCATCTTCGTCACCCATGACGTGGATGAGGCCATCCTGCTTTCCGACCGCATCGTGGTGCTGTCGGCCTGCTCAAAGAGCGTTAAAGAGCAGATCACGGTGGACCTGCCTCGCCCCCGTCACTGGTCCGAGTTGGCCAACACGGACAGCTACACCGCGCTGCGCAACCGGCTGATCGGCCTGTTGTTCACCGACCTGGTGGAAGAAACCAGGCTTGCCGTATAG
- a CDS encoding YibE/F family protein, which produces MWRRKGMALVCLVIVLLAIKVLAATFVTDRLLQDKVALLYLVVIFLGSLIIVGGSKGVKTIVTLTITVLLILKVLLPLILAGYNPALVAILICEIITVMALLFVSGFNHKTLAAIIGTSGGIGIAGLLAFAIGSMAHLTGLGNDEAIHLILYSRQLDFKGLLFAGIIIGAMGAVMDVGISISSSIHEIKTNNPGMTMGSLMSAGMNVGRDIMGTMSNTLILAYAGSSLNLLLLFTTYEIPFNEIIGRDNLAAEIVRALAGSVGLIATIPLTALIAAMLAEKSSRRTCVACRTITRWINNPFKQKQNR; this is translated from the coding sequence ATGTGGCGTCGAAAGGGCATGGCCCTGGTTTGCCTGGTGATCGTTCTGCTGGCCATCAAGGTGCTGGCGGCGACGTTTGTCACGGACCGGCTGCTGCAGGACAAGGTGGCGCTGCTTTATCTGGTCGTCATTTTTCTCGGCAGCCTGATCATCGTGGGCGGTTCCAAAGGAGTGAAAACAATCGTCACCCTGACCATCACGGTGCTGCTTATCCTCAAGGTGCTGCTGCCGCTGATTCTGGCGGGATACAACCCGGCCCTGGTCGCGATCCTGATCTGCGAGATCATCACCGTCATGGCCCTGCTGTTTGTCAGCGGCTTCAACCACAAGACCCTGGCTGCCATCATCGGCACCAGCGGCGGCATCGGCATTGCCGGATTGCTGGCCTTTGCCATCGGCTCTATGGCCCATCTCACCGGCCTGGGCAATGACGAGGCCATCCACCTGATCCTCTACAGCCGCCAGCTCGATTTCAAGGGTCTGCTGTTCGCGGGCATCATCATCGGTGCCATGGGAGCGGTCATGGATGTGGGGATTTCCATCTCTTCGTCCATTCATGAAATCAAGACCAACAACCCCGGCATGACCATGGGAAGCCTGATGAGCGCGGGCATGAATGTCGGCCGCGACATCATGGGCACCATGTCGAACACCCTGATCCTGGCCTATGCCGGCAGCAGCCTGAATCTGCTGCTATTGTTCACCACCTACGAAATCCCCTTCAACGAAATCATCGGCCGCGACAACCTCGCCGCGGAAATCGTCCGCGCCCTGGCCGGCAGCGTCGGGCTCATTGCCACCATTCCCCTGACAGCTCTGATCGCAGCCATGCTGGCGGAAAAAAGTTCGCGCAGGACCTGCGTCGCCTGCCGCACAATAACCCGCTGGATCAACAATCCTTTCAAACAGAAACAGAACCGATAA
- a CDS encoding uroporphyrinogen decarboxylase family protein, with protein sequence MTQKERLLRTLAGQTADGPPFICPGGMMTMIVTEVMKAVDSFWPEAHADAARMAALTLGTNRLTGIENLGLPFCMTVEAEAMGAAVDLGSKTSEPHVISYIMDELAQLDRLRFIDVTQGRAHACAEAIGLLKKKAPDVPIIANLSGPVSLATSLVDPLLYYRAIRRDKQAAHALNDCALQNALALGDALMEAGADAVCIADPSATGDLIGRRAFEEFVLPCLNRMAEHFSRRHNRPTIVHICGDVKSLGGALQQLSAAAVSVDSVVGIPQLRNLAPGKVSMGNISTFLLERGTPEKLARVSGQCLEQGVGILAPACGIAPGTPLKNLQAVSETVRHHRSAA encoded by the coding sequence ATGACCCAGAAAGAACGCCTGCTGAGGACGCTGGCCGGTCAGACAGCGGACGGCCCGCCCTTCATCTGCCCCGGCGGCATGATGACCATGATCGTCACCGAGGTGATGAAGGCGGTCGACAGTTTCTGGCCCGAGGCCCATGCGGATGCGGCCAGGATGGCCGCGCTGACCCTTGGCACCAATCGCCTGACCGGTATCGAAAATCTCGGCCTGCCCTTCTGCATGACCGTGGAGGCCGAAGCGATGGGTGCGGCGGTGGATCTGGGCAGCAAAACCAGTGAACCGCACGTCATATCCTATATCATGGATGAGCTGGCGCAGCTGGACCGCCTGCGCTTTATCGATGTCACGCAGGGGCGGGCCCATGCTTGCGCCGAGGCCATCGGCCTGCTCAAGAAGAAGGCGCCCGACGTGCCCATCATTGCCAATCTCAGTGGGCCAGTCAGCCTGGCCACTTCCCTGGTCGACCCCCTGCTCTACTACCGTGCCATACGGCGCGACAAGCAGGCCGCCCACGCCCTCAACGATTGCGCGCTGCAAAACGCGCTGGCCCTGGGCGACGCCCTGATGGAGGCGGGCGCGGACGCGGTGTGCATCGCCGACCCGAGCGCCACCGGCGACCTGATCGGCCGCCGCGCCTTCGAGGAATTCGTCCTGCCCTGCCTCAACCGCATGGCCGAGCACTTCTCCCGCCGTCACAACCGGCCGACCATCGTCCATATCTGCGGCGATGTCAAAAGTCTGGGCGGCGCCCTGCAACAGCTAAGCGCCGCGGCCGTCAGCGTCGATTCGGTGGTCGGCATTCCTCAGTTGCGTAACCTGGCGCCCGGCAAGGTGAGCATGGGCAATATCAGTACCTTTCTGCTGGAGCGTGGCACGCCGGAAAAGCTGGCCCGGGTCAGCGGACAGTGTCTGGAGCAGGGCGTCGGCATTCTGGCGCCGGCCTGCGGCATCGCTCCCGGCACGCCGCTCAAAAATCTGCAGGCCGTTTCTGAAACGGTGCGCCATCACCGTTCAGCGGCTTAG
- a CDS encoding ASKHA domain-containing protein, translating to MVTVRFLPEHQSVTVTPGTTLLEAARQAGVLLESPCNGIGTCGKCRVLLAGESLRHISLRGADPVSLPTKDEHVALLSCQAEVHGDLSVEIPVDKQRDLLQVLSHGQAVAVEQAPCIRKLYVEEQQVTNVFAGDLLLATEAGDTRSCHVGLVVDIGTTTLVAALVDLASGREIATASALNPQSRQAQDVLSRIHFAAQENGLQSLHADLTGEINRLAAELAQQAGLDSRRIYEVVYSGNTCMLHLATGTSPAALGRYPYTPVIRGGNHVAAAGQGLAIAASGLIYLPPVISGYVGADLTAGILATGIHRRRGITLLVDIGTNGEMILARDGELRATSTAAGPAFEGMNISCGMRACRGAVESFAVAADGSMHLGTIGNATATGICGSGLLDVVSELVAHGVISGNGRFAATDNAAQLPAALKEKLVLREGKPAFAVTDDIFLSQKDVRQVQLAKGAIRAGIEFLLQDSGITAEQVDQVLIAGAFGYHLREQSLLKLGLLPRAFAGKIKFVGNTSKAGGCALLLNQDLRDEMAALVTAIEVIELANFPDFDRVFVKCLGF from the coding sequence ATGGTTACCGTCCGTTTTCTTCCTGAACACCAGTCCGTCACCGTCACCCCTGGCACGACGCTGCTCGAAGCGGCCCGCCAGGCCGGCGTTTTGCTCGAATCGCCCTGCAACGGCATCGGCACCTGTGGCAAATGCAGGGTGTTGCTCGCCGGCGAATCCCTGCGCCATATCAGCCTCCGGGGCGCCGACCCCGTCTCGCTCCCGACGAAGGACGAACACGTGGCGCTCCTCTCCTGCCAGGCCGAGGTGCATGGCGACCTTAGCGTGGAAATCCCGGTCGACAAACAGCGCGACCTGCTGCAGGTATTGAGCCACGGCCAAGCGGTTGCCGTCGAACAGGCTCCCTGTATCCGCAAGCTCTACGTCGAAGAACAGCAGGTGACCAATGTTTTTGCCGGGGATCTGTTGCTGGCTACCGAAGCGGGGGACACGCGCAGCTGCCATGTCGGCCTGGTCGTCGATATCGGCACCACCACGCTGGTGGCGGCCTTGGTCGATCTCGCCAGCGGGCGCGAAATCGCCACCGCCTCGGCCCTCAACCCCCAAAGCCGCCAGGCCCAGGATGTGCTTTCGCGCATTCATTTCGCCGCGCAGGAAAACGGCCTGCAGAGCCTGCACGCCGATCTGACCGGGGAGATCAACCGGCTGGCGGCGGAGTTGGCGCAGCAGGCGGGGTTGGACAGCCGCCGCATCTACGAGGTGGTGTACAGCGGCAATACCTGCATGCTCCATCTGGCCACCGGCACCAGTCCCGCTGCCCTCGGGCGCTACCCCTACACCCCCGTCATCCGTGGCGGCAATCATGTGGCCGCCGCCGGCCAGGGACTGGCAATCGCCGCCAGTGGCCTGATCTACCTGCCACCGGTCATTTCCGGCTATGTCGGCGCCGACCTCACCGCCGGCATCCTGGCCACCGGCATCCATCGCCGCCGGGGGATCACCCTGCTGGTGGACATCGGCACCAATGGCGAGATGATCCTGGCGCGTGACGGTGAACTCCGCGCCACCTCCACCGCCGCCGGACCCGCCTTCGAGGGCATGAACATCTCCTGCGGCATGCGCGCCTGCCGCGGCGCGGTGGAATCCTTTGCCGTCGCTGCCGACGGCAGCATGCACCTTGGCACCATCGGCAATGCCACGGCGACCGGCATCTGCGGCAGCGGCTTGCTCGATGTCGTCAGCGAGCTGGTGGCGCACGGCGTCATCAGCGGCAACGGCCGCTTCGCTGCCACTGACAACGCAGCCCAGCTGCCCGCTGCCCTCAAGGAAAAGCTGGTGCTGCGCGAGGGCAAGCCAGCCTTTGCGGTGACGGACGATATTTTTCTTTCACAAAAGGATGTCCGTCAGGTGCAGCTGGCCAAGGGCGCGATTCGCGCCGGCATCGAATTTCTGCTGCAGGACAGCGGCATCACGGCCGAACAGGTCGATCAGGTGTTGATCGCGGGAGCCTTCGGCTATCATCTGCGGGAGCAAAGCCTGCTCAAGCTCGGGCTGCTGCCGCGGGCCTTCGCCGGCAAGATCAAGTTCGTCGGCAACACCTCCAAAGCCGGTGGCTGCGCCCTGCTGCTCAATCAGGACCTGCGCGATGAAATGGCCGCCCTGGTGACGGCGATCGAGGTCATCGAGCTGGCCAATTTTCCGGATTTCGATCGGGTATTTGTGAAATGTCTCGGCTTCTGA
- a CDS encoding DUF1638 domain-containing protein gives MSRLLISAATPESEPQGDGVRLGVIACSALRLELENLLADVPEVSRVIFLDATLHNEPQNMRQRLETEIRALASEVDAIFLGYGFCRSLRDLEQAFDLPVILPQFDDCISLLLSPERYNEEIRREAGTWFIPPGYAMISAKMVIESLKLDRVVRYGKDPMAMARRLFSHYRRGLFIDTGAGERETLLAAARQFCNDFNLSLETTTGDTRRLELWLAKARVAAARAAKRRCAAASSSCHSDGAI, from the coding sequence ATGTCTCGGCTTCTGATTTCCGCTGCGACGCCGGAGAGCGAACCACAGGGTGATGGCGTGCGACTAGGCGTCATTGCCTGCTCCGCCCTGCGGCTGGAACTCGAAAACCTGCTGGCAGACGTCCCGGAGGTGAGTCGGGTTATCTTTCTTGACGCCACCTTGCATAATGAGCCGCAGAACATGCGCCAGCGGCTGGAAACGGAAATCCGCGCCCTGGCTTCCGAGGTGGATGCGATTTTTCTCGGTTATGGCTTCTGTCGCTCCCTGCGCGACCTGGAGCAGGCATTCGACCTTCCCGTCATTCTGCCGCAGTTTGATGACTGCATCTCCTTGCTATTGTCTCCGGAGCGTTATAACGAGGAGATCCGTCGCGAAGCCGGCACCTGGTTCATCCCGCCCGGCTATGCCATGATCAGTGCCAAAATGGTGATTGAGTCCCTCAAGCTGGACCGTGTCGTTCGCTACGGCAAGGATCCCATGGCCATGGCACGGCGGCTGTTCAGCCATTACCGGCGCGGTCTGTTCATCGATACCGGTGCGGGCGAGCGCGAGACACTGCTGGCCGCAGCCCGTCAATTCTGCAACGATTTCAACCTCAGCCTCGAAACCACCACCGGCGATACCCGTCGCCTGGAACTCTGGCTGGCCAAGGCCCGCGTGGCAGCCGCGCGGGCGGCAAAGCGGCGCTGCGCCGCCGCGAGTTCCTCCTGTCACTCTGATGGGGCCATTTAG
- a CDS encoding ABC transporter permease, with the protein MEQIAENIEIAGKTSQFKPFLQLGARLLNHANILFGVALLLLAMPGKRPVTDVDAWHLVGFLLFVIFLYGVSCLLWASNDSKRRSTTDITAIVFAVVILWELTTTKLDLFERLIFPVPGKVIAVFIGEIPMFMKCLGSSLQLLGAGYGLALVTAIPLALVIGWRKRLFAVVNPMTKVLGPIPPIVYIPYSIAIFPTFKCSSIFIIFIGAFWPVFINTLNGTFNIEPKIIDSARVLNVKEKTLLFRIILPAILPAILSGATLGLVFSFILLTAAEMIGSSSGLGWYVKYFSDFADYPRVVAGIFFIGLVVTAITFFFELIEKKLLRWRS; encoded by the coding sequence ATGGAACAGATCGCTGAAAATATTGAGATCGCGGGAAAGACGTCGCAGTTCAAGCCATTTTTGCAACTCGGCGCGCGCCTGCTAAACCATGCCAACATTCTGTTCGGCGTCGCATTGCTGCTGCTGGCCATGCCGGGAAAACGCCCGGTTACCGATGTCGATGCCTGGCACCTCGTCGGCTTTCTGCTGTTTGTGATCTTTCTGTACGGCGTATCATGCCTGCTCTGGGCCAGCAATGACAGCAAACGCAGATCGACAACGGATATCACCGCCATCGTCTTCGCCGTTGTCATCCTCTGGGAGCTGACCACGACCAAACTGGATCTGTTCGAACGACTGATTTTCCCCGTGCCGGGCAAGGTCATCGCGGTGTTCATCGGGGAAATTCCCATGTTCATGAAATGCCTGGGCAGCTCCCTGCAGCTGCTGGGCGCGGGATACGGTCTGGCCCTGGTCACGGCCATTCCGCTGGCGCTGGTGATCGGTTGGCGCAAACGACTGTTTGCCGTGGTCAATCCCATGACCAAGGTGCTGGGGCCAATACCGCCCATCGTCTATATCCCCTATTCCATTGCCATCTTTCCGACCTTCAAATGCTCGTCGATCTTCATCATTTTCATCGGCGCATTCTGGCCGGTGTTCATCAACACGCTGAACGGCACCTTCAACATCGAACCGAAGATCATCGATTCCGCGCGGGTGCTTAACGTCAAGGAAAAGACCCTGCTGTTCCGCATCATCCTGCCGGCGATTCTGCCGGCCATCCTCAGCGGCGCGACCCTGGGCCTGGTTTTTTCCTTCATCCTGCTCACGGCGGCGGAAATGATCGGCTCTTCCTCGGGGCTGGGCTGGTATGTCAAGTATTTCTCCGATTTCGCGGATTATCCGCGTGTGGTGGCCGGCATCTTCTTTATCGGTCTGGTCGTCACCGCCATCACCTTTTTCTTTGAATTGATCGAAAAGAAGCTGCTGCGCTGGCGCAGCTGA
- the rbr gene encoding rubrerythrin, giving the protein MSKSVKGTQTEQNLLKSFAGESQARMRYTYYASIAKKEGYVQIADIFEETANQEKEHAKRFFKFLEGGMLEITASYPAGRMGTTIENLQESAEGEHEEHTDLYPAFASVAQHEGFPEIAAAWRAISVSEKQHEKRFRELLANVESGRVFKRDTPVVWRCRNCGYLHEGTEAPKLCAACIHPQAHFELLGENW; this is encoded by the coding sequence ATGTCCAAATCCGTCAAAGGCACCCAGACCGAACAGAACCTGCTCAAATCCTTCGCCGGCGAAAGCCAGGCCCGCATGCGCTACACCTACTACGCCAGCATTGCCAAGAAGGAAGGCTATGTGCAGATTGCCGATATCTTTGAGGAAACGGCCAATCAGGAGAAGGAACACGCCAAGCGTTTCTTCAAGTTTCTCGAAGGCGGCATGCTGGAGATCACCGCCAGCTACCCGGCCGGCAGGATGGGCACCACCATTGAGAACCTGCAGGAATCGGCCGAGGGTGAGCACGAAGAGCACACCGATCTGTACCCGGCCTTCGCCTCGGTGGCCCAGCACGAGGGTTTCCCTGAAATCGCCGCCGCCTGGCGCGCCATTTCGGTGTCGGAAAAGCAGCATGAAAAGCGCTTCCGCGAACTGCTGGCCAATGTCGAGAGTGGCCGTGTGTTCAAGCGCGACACGCCGGTGGTGTGGCGCTGCCGCAACTGCGGTTATCTGCACGAGGGTACCGAGGCGCCCAAACTGTGCGCCGCCTGTATTCATCCGCAGGCCCACTTCGAGCTGCTGGGCGAAAACTGGTGA